A genomic stretch from Populus trichocarpa isolate Nisqually-1 unplaced genomic scaffold, P.trichocarpa_v4.1 scaffold_780, whole genome shotgun sequence includes:
- the LOC112324906 gene encoding heptahelical transmembrane protein 1-like gives MSGLRVLKRKGRENMDQTQKKEAAVVLDSCKSSGAIKKMKKDDESQSKGKKTCDLVSFWELPEYMKDNEFILSYYRADWPLKKALFSVFRWHNETLNVWTHLLGFFLFVGLTVANLMQVPQVADLLGLFTWSIITSAQRNVSNDSKDFYLGTTELLDLGHNLPMKTDVSSLGMPATRWPFYVFLGGSMFCLLSSSVCHLFSCHSHSLNILLLRMDYVGIVIMIITSFFPPMYYIFQCEPHWQFIYLGGITVMGMFTIVTLLSPPLSTGKFRAFRAMLFASMGLFGLIPAVHSVIANWSNPKRDTIVAYEFAMAIFYLTGTGLYVSRFPERLKPGLFDLTGHSHQIFHVFVVLGALAHYGATLLFLEYRDLVGCEVNL, from the exons ATGAGTGGGTTGAGGGTCTTGAAGAGGAAAGGGAGGGAAAATATGGATCAAACCCAGAAGAAAGAAGCTGCAGTAGTGCTTGATTCTTGCAAAAGCAGTGGAGCAatcaagaagatgaagaaagatGATGAGAGTCAAAGCAAAGGTAAGAAAACGTGTGATTTAGTGTCGTTTTGGGAGCTGCCAGAGTACATGAAGGACAATGAGTTCATCTTGAGTTACTACAGAGCAGATTGGCCTCTCAAAAAAGCTCTCTTTAGCGTTTTTCGTTGGCATAATGAAACTCTCAATGTCTGGAC GCACCTTCTTGGTTTCTTCTTGTTTGTGGGGTTGACTGTGGCAAATTTAATGCAAGTGCCTCAGGTTGCTGATCTACTTGGCTTGTTTACCTG GTCAATTATTACTAGTGCACAAAGAAATGTTTCTAATGATTCAAAGGATTTCTACTTG GGGACAACAGAACTGCTTGATCTGGGCCACAATTTACCTATGAAAACGGATGTTTCATCATTAGGAATGCCTGCAACCCGGTGGCCATTCTATGTATTCTTAGGTGGCTCTATGTTCTGCCTCCTGTCAAGTAGCGTTTGCCACCTCTTTTCTTGTCATTCACACAGCTTGAACATTCTGTTGCTGCGAATGGACTATGTCGGCATTGTTATAATGATCATCAcctctttttttcctccaaTGTATTATATCTTCCAATGTGAACCACATTGGCAATTTATCTACCTTGGTGGTATCACAGTAATGGGAATGTTCACTATCGTGACACTACTTTCTCCACCGCTATCTACCGGAAAATTTCGTGCTTTTAGAGCCATGCTGTTCGCTTCCATGGGATTATTCGGCCTTATCCCTGCAGTACATTCTGTAATTGCCAATTGGAGCAATCCCAAGCGTGATACCATTGTAGCTTATGAGTTTGCCATGGCTATATTTTACTTGACTGGAACCGGGTTGTATGTAAGTAGGTTTCCAGAGAGGTTGAAGCCTGGACTGTTCGACCTAACAGGACACAGTCATcagatttttcatgtttttgtggTATTGGGAGCATTGGCTCATTATGGTGCCACACTTTTATTCTTGGAGTATCGTGATCTTGTGGGATGTGAAGTAAACCTATAA
- the LOC127904871 gene encoding probable glycosyltransferase At3g42180: MAVFNLDKLCLILPAFLFLLLLFPLGGQHHLTLLFSSFNPIKANSSTTPLEAPVLDAFASTSINTSNEDEPKTQKKRSSLERVEEGLSKARAAIQEAIRSKNYTSHKKETFIPKGSVYWNSHAFHQSHIEMVKRFKVWPYKEGERPLVHDGPLNNIYSIEGHFIDEVESKGSPFRAQDPDEAHVFFLPVSVASIVHFIYLPITAAADYSRDRLRRVVTDYVHIVAKKYPYWNRSNGADHFMVSCHDWAPDVSIANSELFNKFIRVLCNANISTGFRPPRDVLLPEIYLPFSGLGTTHMGQAPNNRPILAFFEGRAHGYIRQVLFKHWKNKDNEVQVHELLPKGKNYTRLMGQSKFCLCPSGFEVASPRVVEAIYQGCVPVIISNNYSLPFSDVLNWSQFSVQIPVEKIPEIKMILQRISNSKYLRMHERVKRVQRHFVLNRPAKPFDVIHMVLHSLWLRRLNFRLSD; the protein is encoded by the exons ATGGCAGtctttaacttggacaaattaTGCTTAATACTTccagcttttctttttctcctccttCTCTTTCCCTTGGGTGGTCAGCACCATCTCACCCtactcttctcttctttcaatCCCATTAAAGCCAACAGCTCAACAACACCACTAGAAGCACCAGTACTGGATGCATTTGCTTCAACCTCCATTAATACAAGCAATGAAGATGAGCCCAAGACTCAAAAA AAAAGGAGTAGCCTGGAGAGAGTAGAAGAGGGTTTATCTAAGGCTCGTGCAGCTATTCAAGAAGCTATTCGTTCGAAGAACTACACATCACACAAGAAAGAGACCTTCATCCCCAAAGGATCAGTATACTGGAACTCCCATGCTTTTCATCA GAGCCATATAGAGATGGTGAAGAGATTCAAGGTGTGGCCCTACAAGGAAGGAGAGAGGCCATTGGTCCATGATGGCCCTTTAAACAACATCTATTCCATTGAGGGCCATTTCATCGATGAGGTCGAAAGCAAGGGGAGCCCATTCAGGGCCCAAGATCCCGATGAGGCCCATGTATTCTTCCTCCCCGTTAGTGTAGCTTCTATTGTGCACTTCATCTACTTGCCGATCACGGCGGCGGCGGATTACTCTCGTGATCGCCTCCGCCGGGTTGTGACGGATTACGTTCACATTGTTGCCAAGAAGTATCCTTACTGGAATAGAAGTAACGGTGCTGATCATTTTATGGTTTCATGTCATGATTGG GCACCTGATGTATCAATCGCCAATTCTGAGCTCTTCAACAAATTCATTAGAGTCCTCTGCAATGCCAACATCTCTACAGGGTTCCGGCCACCAAGAGATGTCCTTTTACCGGAGATTTACCTTCCCTTTTCAGGCCTTGGTACAACCCATATGGGGCAGGCTCCAAACAACCGCCCAATTCTAGCATTTTTTGAAGGTAGGGCTCATGGGTATATCAGGCAGGTCTTATTCAAGCATTGGAAGAACAAAGATAACGAAGTTCAAGTCCATGAGCTGCTTCCAAAGGGCAAGAATTACACAAGACTAATGGGTCAAAGCAAGTTTTGCTTGTGCCCTAGTGGATTTGAAGTGGCAAGCCCTAGAGTCGTGGAAGCAATTTATCAAGGATGTGTGCCTGTGATCATTTCTAACAACTATTCATTACCGTTTAGTGATGTCCTTAATTGGAGTCAATTCTCAGTACAGATCCCAGTTGAGAAGATACCAGAAATCAAGATGATCCTGCAAAGAATTTCTAACAGCAAGTACTTGAGAATGCATGAAAGAGTCAAGAGAGTTCAGAGGCATTTTGTGCTCAACCGACCAGCTAAACCATTTGATGTTATCCACATGGTGCTTCACTCGTTGTGGCTTCGGAGGTTGAATTTTAGGTTGTCAGACTGA